In one window of Nodosilinea sp. PGN35 DNA:
- a CDS encoding ABC transporter ATP-binding protein yields MAETFGIGLLGPFFGIVSDPTLIQRTPALQHASQILGTNSNESFIVFLCGLIVFVFLIKSALYFFSKYYILHFSHSHRGKMIEILNKAYLNSDYNYFIGKNSANLLKNITVETQDFCYKILLSLLYGVSNLLILFFLLLLMMTTDMLLLLVTLAALAPIFLIIYAMRNHLRRWGKTVSEAMQDIIKTLNHGLGGFKETRVIGCAPYFEAQMAEYTQRYAHTASLSASFNMLPRILIETALVVFIVLFIAVSQLFLTRSTDELIASLSVFAVASIRLLPAASQVMGTLGGIQSTRHVADILYADLKEAENQIAQYNYTQKSPGYGLNGDSSNAMKFAKQISLRNILYRYSEKLEPAINNISLEIKKGESIAFIGKSGAGKTTLVDIILGVLMPQEGDITVDGASIYENLRAWQNLVGYIPQSIFLLDDTVERNIAFGVPDRLIDYERLEKAIASAQLEELVQQLPKGIHTRVGERGVMLSGGQRQRIGIARALYHEREILVLDEATSALDNETEQKVSEAIQTLSGEKTVIIIAHRLSTVKHCNRVYSLEKGVIARAGTYQEVVLNQ; encoded by the coding sequence ATGGCTGAAACGTTTGGCATAGGTCTTCTAGGGCCATTCTTTGGAATTGTGTCTGACCCAACTTTAATTCAAAGAACGCCAGCTTTACAACACGCATCCCAAATTTTAGGAACCAACTCAAATGAATCATTCATTGTTTTTTTGTGCGGCCTAATTGTCTTTGTTTTTTTGATTAAATCAGCCCTCTATTTCTTTTCAAAATACTATATCTTGCATTTCAGTCATTCCCACAGAGGCAAAATGATTGAAATTTTAAACAAGGCATATTTAAACAGCGACTACAACTACTTCATTGGCAAAAACTCTGCAAACTTGCTCAAAAACATTACGGTAGAAACCCAAGATTTTTGCTACAAAATACTTCTTTCATTGCTTTATGGAGTATCAAACTTACTAATTTTGTTTTTCCTGTTGCTGCTAATGATGACGACTGATATGTTGCTTTTGTTAGTGACATTAGCCGCCTTAGCGCCAATATTTTTAATCATTTACGCTATGAGAAATCATCTCAGGCGATGGGGCAAAACGGTTTCAGAAGCAATGCAAGACATTATCAAAACTCTCAATCACGGTCTGGGGGGATTCAAAGAAACTCGTGTAATTGGTTGTGCACCCTACTTTGAAGCTCAGATGGCAGAATATACGCAGCGATATGCCCATACAGCATCGTTGTCAGCAAGCTTTAATATGCTGCCTAGGATCTTAATTGAAACAGCCCTAGTTGTTTTTATTGTCTTGTTTATTGCGGTTTCGCAGCTGTTTCTAACTCGAAGCACTGACGAGCTAATTGCAAGTTTGAGCGTGTTTGCAGTAGCCTCTATTCGGCTCCTGCCTGCCGCAAGTCAAGTTATGGGAACCCTGGGAGGAATTCAATCTACTCGGCATGTAGCTGATATATTGTATGCCGACCTAAAAGAGGCAGAAAACCAAATTGCCCAATATAACTACACTCAAAAGAGCCCAGGCTATGGTTTAAATGGCGATTCTTCCAATGCCATGAAGTTTGCCAAGCAAATTAGTTTACGTAATATTTTATACCGATACTCAGAAAAACTAGAGCCAGCTATTAATAACATTTCATTGGAAATTAAAAAGGGTGAGAGCATCGCTTTCATAGGAAAATCTGGAGCCGGTAAGACTACCTTAGTAGATATTATCTTGGGAGTTTTAATGCCCCAAGAAGGCGATATTACTGTGGACGGTGCTTCTATTTATGAAAACCTACGGGCTTGGCAAAATCTTGTCGGCTATATTCCCCAATCAATTTTTCTGCTTGACGATACAGTAGAACGAAACATTGCCTTTGGCGTTCCAGACCGTCTTATTGATTACGAACGCTTAGAGAAAGCCATTGCCTCCGCTCAGCTAGAGGAACTGGTACAGCAGCTTCCCAAGGGCATTCATACCCGTGTGGGAGAAAGAGGTGTCATGCTATCGGGTGGACAACGCCAGCGGATTGGCATTGCGAGAGCTCTGTATCATGAACGGGAAATTTTAGTGCTCGATGAGGCAACATCCGCTTTAGATAACGAAACGGAGCAAAAAGTAAGTGAGGCTATTCAGACGTTATCGGGAGAAAAGACCGTAATTATTATTGCACATCGCCTGTCCACAGTGAAGCATTGCAACAGAGTATATTCACTTGAAAAAGGAGTAATTGCTCGAGCCGGAACTTATCAAGAAGTCGTGCTAAATCAATAG
- a CDS encoding polysaccharide pyruvyl transferase family protein, producing the protein MREKNYKNHSVQILYDARTQFENLGDLVINKILLDELRLYAKLVINIQGVPTWYQEALSVLPEERVDEKNIKFRHRVLLNGLRACFAGDKNVFLVTNPGHHYGSMKAVGGQPLKLLFYLILLRLSGIKVCRFGVSIGPFTGLRVLIEKVRSKFTYFDSVRDSLSINYAKSIGLKEPLFFPDLAWLIKTDFLDNTIQEEDRDFVVFSFRDLSSSAVKPLTSQTNLFDKLDIIAEFCVEKLSKKILITYQVEHDYEFSKEIFDRYSAKYGNVSKVEFIESRLDTVSMQMIYSQSYITFSNRLHVLMFSMAHGSLPIGIVDSNKNAKIVGIFLDSGMADLLLDISSCDRAFIEEKLKKIADELCSMRGEIKKKFESNRTLGKTMMKDMFCQVK; encoded by the coding sequence ATGCGCGAAAAAAATTACAAAAATCACAGTGTTCAGATCCTATACGATGCGAGAACCCAATTTGAGAATTTAGGCGATCTTGTAATTAACAAAATATTACTTGATGAGTTGAGGTTGTATGCGAAGTTAGTTATTAATATTCAAGGCGTTCCAACTTGGTATCAAGAGGCTTTATCAGTATTACCTGAAGAAAGGGTTGATGAGAAAAACATAAAATTTCGACATCGGGTTTTGCTGAATGGATTAAGGGCTTGTTTCGCAGGCGATAAAAATGTTTTTTTGGTCACTAATCCAGGTCATCATTATGGAAGCATGAAGGCGGTCGGAGGGCAGCCTCTTAAATTGTTATTCTATTTAATTCTTTTGAGGCTTTCAGGCATTAAAGTCTGTAGATTTGGAGTTTCTATCGGCCCTTTTACTGGCTTAAGAGTACTTATTGAAAAAGTGCGCTCAAAATTTACATATTTTGATTCCGTAAGGGATAGTCTGTCAATCAACTATGCAAAAAGCATCGGCCTAAAAGAACCATTGTTCTTTCCCGATCTGGCTTGGCTAATAAAGACTGATTTCTTAGACAATACAATACAAGAGGAAGATCGTGATTTCGTAGTATTTAGTTTTCGAGATTTAAGTTCTTCTGCTGTCAAACCTTTAACCAGTCAAACCAATTTGTTTGACAAGCTAGACATTATTGCTGAGTTTTGTGTTGAAAAGTTATCAAAAAAGATCTTAATCACCTATCAGGTTGAGCATGATTATGAATTTTCAAAAGAAATTTTTGATCGATATTCTGCAAAATATGGAAACGTAAGCAAAGTCGAGTTCATTGAATCAAGATTAGATACCGTCTCAATGCAAATGATATACAGCCAGTCCTACATAACCTTCAGCAATCGATTGCATGTGCTTATGTTTTCAATGGCTCATGGTTCTTTACCAATAGGCATAGTTGATTCAAACAAGAATGCTAAAATAGTAGGCATCTTTTTAGACTCAGGCATGGCTGATTTGCTGCTTGATATTTCCTCTTGTGATCGAGCTTTTATCGAAGAAAAACTAAAGAAAATCGCAGATGAACTCTGTTCAATGAGAGGGGAAATTAAGAAAAAGTTTGAAAGCAATAGAACGCTTGGCAAAACTATGATGAAAGATATGTTTTGCCAGGTGAAATAA
- a CDS encoding SLBB domain-containing protein — translation MSNLLYKASLARLVALVGLAVMADGLIPALAPAQSMADTMPTLPLSGPAAAPARPAAVPASPLPSQQPEGPYTLGAGDRLQMVLFRLPDYSGEFEVQVDGSLSLPLVGNVSVRDLTLEQASAAISQRYSQYLRRPVVTLNLLGRRPLVVGIAGEINRPGAYPLAIEGTSFPKLTQLFEVAGGITQSANLREVQIQRQVNGRTQVFTANLWDLVNTGNLNQDIVLRDGDSIFIPSTLVPLDEAPILAAARFSPDSSVPINIAVVGEVFRPGPYSLRGGATRTGEAGLPGAQVGVSGSNVVFSPVKVSDALQIAGGIKPRANIRQVQIRRVTRSGGEQVFNVDLWSLLQTGETRQNAILQDGDTVFIPTATAAISPAEATQVAGASFSPDRIRINVVGEVQRSGQVEVAPNTSLNQGILAAGGFNPRAQQDVVGLVRLNPDGTVTQREISVDFTLGIDDENNPTLQNDDIIIVGKSGLAQFSDNVGLVANPVSGILNILTAPFRFLNLF, via the coding sequence ATGTCTAACCTGCTGTACAAAGCTTCTCTGGCCAGGCTGGTCGCCCTGGTCGGCCTGGCGGTGATGGCCGATGGCCTGATCCCGGCCCTGGCCCCGGCCCAGAGCATGGCCGACACGATGCCAACCCTACCGCTGAGTGGCCCCGCCGCCGCGCCCGCCCGCCCCGCTGCTGTTCCAGCCTCACCCCTGCCCTCCCAGCAGCCGGAAGGGCCCTACACTCTGGGAGCAGGCGATCGCCTGCAAATGGTGCTGTTTCGGCTGCCCGACTACAGCGGCGAATTCGAAGTGCAGGTCGATGGCAGCCTCAGCCTGCCCCTGGTGGGCAACGTCAGCGTGCGCGACCTCACCCTCGAACAGGCATCAGCGGCCATCTCCCAGCGCTACAGCCAGTACTTGCGGCGGCCCGTCGTCACCCTCAACCTGCTGGGGCGTCGCCCGCTAGTCGTGGGTATTGCCGGCGAAATTAACCGGCCAGGAGCCTATCCCCTCGCCATTGAGGGCACGTCGTTTCCCAAACTTACTCAGCTGTTTGAGGTGGCGGGGGGGATCACCCAGAGCGCCAACCTGCGGGAGGTGCAGATCCAGCGGCAGGTCAACGGCCGCACCCAGGTTTTTACCGCCAACCTATGGGATTTGGTCAATACCGGCAACCTCAACCAAGATATTGTGCTGCGCGATGGCGACAGTATTTTTATTCCCTCAACCCTGGTGCCCCTGGATGAAGCCCCAATTTTGGCGGCGGCCCGGTTTTCCCCCGACAGCAGCGTGCCCATCAACATAGCGGTAGTGGGCGAAGTGTTTCGGCCCGGCCCCTACTCGCTGCGGGGCGGGGCCACCCGCACGGGGGAAGCGGGCCTGCCCGGTGCCCAGGTGGGCGTGAGCGGCAGCAATGTTGTCTTTAGCCCGGTCAAGGTCAGCGATGCCCTGCAAATTGCCGGCGGCATCAAGCCTCGGGCCAACATTCGCCAGGTGCAAATTCGCCGGGTGACCCGCAGCGGCGGCGAGCAGGTGTTCAATGTGGACCTCTGGAGCCTGCTGCAGACCGGCGAAACCCGCCAAAACGCCATTCTGCAGGACGGCGACACGGTGTTTATCCCCACGGCTACCGCCGCCATTTCCCCAGCCGAAGCCACCCAGGTGGCCGGGGCCAGCTTCTCTCCCGATCGCATTCGCATCAATGTGGTGGGTGAGGTGCAGCGCAGCGGCCAGGTGGAGGTAGCCCCCAACACCAGCCTCAACCAGGGTATTTTGGCCGCTGGCGGCTTTAACCCCCGGGCTCAGCAAGACGTGGTGGGGCTGGTACGCCTCAACCCCGACGGCACTGTGACCCAGCGCGAAATATCGGTGGACTTTACCCTGGGCATTGACGACGAAAACAACCCCACCCTGCAAAACGACGACATCATCATCGTGGGCAAGTCGGGGCTGGCCCAGTTCTCCGACAACGTGGGGCTGGTAGCCAACCCCGTCAGCGGCATTTTGAATATCTTGACCGCTCCCTTCCGGTTCCTGAATTTGTTTTGA
- a CDS encoding polysaccharide pyruvyl transferase family protein, producing the protein MKAAVWGSYNYGNYGDDIMALQFAQTLNSNGLQPWVYRLNRDVASRFQIHSTDSIDELLEQAEFCLIGGGAMLESGPSEMDLDFEDLTRASARYHCPVFPVSVGGDGQGILSRLSPQKKAFWTSDYCQNPTVRLTSDVALAQLLDKQATYYPDVLWTVKDAWGIEPKQNADGKMHVGINIPNSAAARLMVQQLSTIAAVRRDIVFHFIRTYLPTSPVNLELMPKSQSPFIRQHVYTDPKETLEFLSSLNLVISHKLHLGLTALALGVPFLSLGGKGKTKTFLREIGADFAIFSSRKKNTELVALLSSRKKLNQFGQMFDWSLIQQLQQISSGHLNHVKAIATDLGAEATGRKSKSELLTP; encoded by the coding sequence ATGAAAGCAGCTGTTTGGGGATCTTATAACTACGGGAACTACGGCGATGACATTATGGCCCTTCAGTTTGCTCAAACCCTAAATTCTAACGGGCTTCAGCCCTGGGTTTATCGCTTAAATCGCGACGTGGCTAGTCGCTTTCAAATTCATTCAACCGATTCAATTGACGAACTTCTAGAGCAGGCTGAGTTTTGCTTAATTGGCGGTGGAGCAATGCTAGAGAGCGGCCCATCAGAAATGGATCTAGATTTCGAAGACCTCACGCGGGCGAGCGCTAGGTATCACTGTCCGGTTTTTCCCGTATCGGTGGGGGGTGATGGTCAGGGAATTCTTAGCCGTTTATCTCCTCAAAAAAAGGCATTTTGGACAAGCGACTATTGTCAGAACCCTACCGTTCGCCTAACTAGCGATGTTGCCCTCGCGCAGTTGCTCGATAAGCAGGCCACTTACTACCCCGATGTATTGTGGACAGTCAAAGATGCTTGGGGCATTGAGCCGAAGCAAAATGCCGATGGCAAAATGCATGTTGGTATCAACATTCCTAACTCGGCTGCGGCCAGGCTAATGGTGCAGCAGCTCAGCACCATTGCAGCAGTACGGCGAGATATCGTCTTTCACTTCATCCGCACCTATTTGCCGACATCTCCGGTCAATTTAGAGCTGATGCCTAAATCTCAATCGCCGTTTATTCGACAACACGTCTATACTGACCCAAAAGAGACGCTTGAGTTTCTCTCTAGCCTCAACTTAGTGATCTCGCACAAGCTACATTTGGGGCTTACAGCGCTAGCGCTGGGTGTACCTTTCCTGAGCCTGGGTGGCAAAGGCAAAACGAAGACATTTCTAAGGGAGATCGGAGCCGACTTTGCCATTTTCTCTTCGCGCAAAAAGAATACAGAACTGGTAGCCCTACTCTCTAGTCGCAAAAAGCTCAATCAGTTTGGGCAAATGTTCGACTGGTCTCTGATTCAGCAGCTGCAGCAGATTAGCTCTGGACATCTCAATCACGTTAAAGCCATAGCGACTGACTTAGGGGCTGAGGCTACAGGCCGCAAGTCTAAATCTGAGCTGCTAACACCATGA
- a CDS encoding glycosyltransferase family A protein yields MTTSGNYRDVTAIIVAMTDREKPFLMESITSVFRQSDVTQVILCVDKENSWVHSTVGSLLEDIRLELLKLPLMPPGAIRNEATKYVKNPWLAYCDGDDVWCEEKICSQREVAHDRDCDFVGTDHYLTNEKGAVKAFALAQNLPMTSSWLVRTKIMQQFPFNESLYTGEDGEWWIRTENVIQKVRLPKMLIRYRVSSGSLSSATSSKKKKALIVLFSSVPVFGLSITGLTFFAWLFTRRSYYLWQPRWGNQPNA; encoded by the coding sequence ATGACAACTTCTGGCAACTATAGAGATGTCACAGCAATTATTGTGGCAATGACTGATAGAGAAAAACCGTTTCTCATGGAGTCAATAACATCGGTTTTTCGTCAATCTGATGTCACTCAAGTGATCCTATGCGTTGACAAAGAAAACAGCTGGGTACATTCAACAGTAGGTAGCCTCCTAGAAGACATACGTTTAGAACTTTTGAAGCTGCCGCTCATGCCTCCAGGCGCGATCCGTAACGAAGCCACAAAGTACGTTAAAAATCCTTGGCTAGCATACTGCGATGGCGATGATGTCTGGTGCGAAGAAAAAATATGTAGTCAAAGAGAAGTGGCCCATGACAGGGATTGCGATTTTGTCGGTACAGACCACTATCTGACAAATGAAAAAGGTGCTGTAAAAGCATTTGCCTTAGCGCAAAACTTACCCATGACTTCATCATGGTTGGTTCGAACAAAAATCATGCAGCAGTTCCCGTTCAACGAATCTCTATATACCGGAGAGGACGGCGAATGGTGGATTCGGACAGAAAATGTAATTCAAAAAGTAAGGCTTCCGAAGATGCTTATTCGCTATCGTGTTTCAAGTGGAAGCCTTAGCTCAGCGACATCTTCCAAAAAGAAAAAAGCCTTAATTGTTCTTTTTTCCTCTGTTCCCGTTTTTGGATTAAGCATCACTGGGCTAACATTTTTTGCATGGCTGTTTACGCGAAGATCATACTATCTATGGCAACCCAGGTGGGGAAACCAGCCAAACGCCTAA
- a CDS encoding glycosyltransferase family 2 protein, translating to MEASIAIFIFNRPQESRKVFEAVRLIKPSRLFLVADGPRPLRTGETEKCELTRKIFEEIDWTCDVRKNYSEINLGCARRVSSGLNWVFSLVEEAIILEDDCVPHPTFFRYCIELLERYRDDERVMSICGLSVPPSSRRDSFSYCFSQYQRCWGWASWRRAWQHYDHDMQLWPQAAETNLLEDLLPDRQSVDFWHNKFQAVYDGKIDSWAYRWMLACWLHRGLSIIPSTNLIANVGVTSDATHTVNDSFAAQLTASEISFPLQHPPYMVQDRQADLYIQRTRHSAGLAYRVERKLKKLLKV from the coding sequence ATGGAAGCATCTATAGCTATTTTTATTTTTAATAGACCTCAAGAGAGTAGAAAGGTTTTTGAAGCAGTTCGCCTAATAAAGCCTTCAAGACTTTTTCTGGTTGCCGATGGACCTCGTCCATTGCGTACTGGCGAGACAGAAAAATGTGAGCTAACCCGAAAGATTTTTGAGGAAATTGACTGGACCTGTGACGTAAGGAAAAATTACTCCGAAATAAACTTAGGCTGTGCTAGAAGGGTTTCTAGTGGATTGAACTGGGTTTTTAGTCTTGTAGAAGAGGCTATCATCCTTGAAGATGACTGTGTTCCTCATCCAACTTTTTTTCGCTATTGCATTGAACTACTGGAGCGGTATAGGGACGATGAACGAGTCATGTCTATATGTGGATTAAGCGTACCTCCCTCATCTAGACGAGACAGCTTCAGCTACTGCTTCTCGCAATATCAGCGCTGTTGGGGGTGGGCCAGCTGGCGGCGAGCCTGGCAACACTATGATCACGATATGCAGCTGTGGCCGCAAGCCGCTGAAACTAATTTGCTAGAGGATCTTCTGCCCGATAGGCAGTCTGTAGATTTCTGGCACAACAAGTTTCAAGCTGTGTACGACGGCAAAATTGATAGCTGGGCTTACCGCTGGATGCTAGCCTGCTGGCTTCATAGGGGGCTGAGCATCATACCCAGCACTAACCTAATTGCAAATGTCGGCGTTACTTCAGATGCAACCCACACGGTAAATGACAGTTTTGCCGCTCAGCTTACCGCCAGCGAAATTTCGTTTCCTCTACAGCATCCTCCCTATATGGTTCAAGATCGTCAAGCCGATCTCTACATTCAAAGAACACGCCATAGCGCAGGCTTAGCCTACAGAGTTGAGCGGAAGCTTAAAAAGCTTCTAAAGGTGTAG
- a CDS encoding sugar transferase: MLKFWLLLNNQLAQPLELWPGTPDSLRVAPPHPSVSSCLKRGLDIVGSLVGLSITLLLLLPIAIAIQLDNPGPVFYSQVRCGYRGRPFRLWKFRSMVANADALKHQVENQAQGLIFKNANDPRITRVGKFLRRTSLDEFPQFWNVLRGDMSLVGTRPPTLDEVSQYSPHHWQRLNVKPGLTGRWQARGRSQVNDFEAIVRMDLDYQAQWSLWHDMGLIMQTLGAVVLSRGAY, encoded by the coding sequence ATGCTGAAGTTTTGGCTATTGTTAAACAACCAACTGGCTCAGCCGCTGGAGCTGTGGCCAGGGACACCGGACAGTCTGCGGGTAGCACCGCCCCATCCCTCGGTGTCCTCCTGTCTCAAGCGGGGTCTCGATATTGTGGGCAGTCTGGTGGGGCTGTCGATCACGCTGCTGCTGCTGCTGCCCATTGCGATCGCGATTCAGCTCGACAACCCTGGCCCAGTCTTCTACAGCCAGGTGCGCTGCGGCTACCGGGGGCGGCCCTTTCGCCTGTGGAAGTTTCGCTCCATGGTGGCCAATGCGGACGCGCTCAAACACCAGGTGGAAAATCAGGCCCAGGGCTTAATTTTCAAAAATGCAAACGATCCTCGCATCACTCGGGTGGGCAAATTTCTGCGGCGCACCAGCTTAGATGAGTTCCCGCAGTTTTGGAATGTGCTGCGGGGCGATATGAGCCTGGTGGGCACGCGCCCCCCCACCCTGGATGAGGTCAGTCAGTACTCGCCCCACCACTGGCAGCGGCTGAATGTCAAGCCGGGGCTGACCGGGCGGTGGCAGGCCCGGGGGCGATCGCAGGTTAACGACTTTGAGGCGATCGTGAGGATGGATCTGGACTACCAGGCCCAGTGGTCACTCTGGCACGATATGGGGCTGATTATGCAGACCCTGGGGGCGGTGGTGCTGAGTCGGGGAGCCTACTGA
- the gmd gene encoding GDP-mannose 4,6-dehydratase: MTNRKKALITGITGQDGSYLSELLLEKGYEVHGIVRRTSTINTDRIDHLYEDPHSSTARLFLHYGDLTDGTTLRRILEEVQPVEIYNLGAQSHVRVSFDSPEYTVDAVGMGTLRLLEAIRDYRQRTGIDVRYYQAGSSEMYGKVQDVPQRETTPFYPRSPYACAKVYAHWQTLNHRESYGMFACNGILFNHESPRRGETFVTRKITRAVARIVAGQQSKLYMGNLDAKRDWGYAKDYVKAMWLMLQQDEPDDYVVATGETHEVREFLELAFGHVNLNWQDYVAFDERYLRPAEVDLLIGDPAKAKARLGWEPTVTFEELVHLMVEADLQALGLVTLNGHAATSVLDRATLRAGSGESLVVG, translated from the coding sequence ATGACTAACCGCAAGAAGGCGCTGATCACCGGCATTACCGGGCAGGATGGCTCTTACCTGAGCGAGCTGCTGCTGGAAAAAGGCTATGAGGTGCACGGCATCGTGCGCCGCACCTCGACCATCAACACCGATCGCATCGATCACCTCTACGAAGACCCCCACAGCAGCACCGCCCGGCTGTTTTTGCACTACGGCGACCTCACCGATGGCACCACCCTGCGCCGCATTTTAGAAGAGGTGCAGCCGGTGGAGATCTACAACCTGGGGGCGCAGTCCCACGTGCGGGTGAGTTTTGACTCGCCAGAGTACACGGTGGATGCGGTGGGCATGGGCACCCTGCGCCTGCTGGAGGCGATCCGCGACTATCGTCAGCGCACGGGCATCGATGTGCGCTACTACCAGGCGGGGTCGTCGGAAATGTACGGCAAGGTGCAGGACGTGCCCCAGCGGGAAACCACCCCCTTCTACCCCCGCAGCCCCTACGCCTGTGCCAAGGTCTACGCCCACTGGCAAACCCTCAATCACCGCGAATCCTACGGCATGTTTGCCTGCAACGGCATTTTGTTTAACCACGAGTCGCCCCGGCGCGGCGAAACCTTTGTCACCCGCAAAATTACCCGCGCCGTGGCCCGGATTGTGGCGGGGCAGCAGAGCAAACTCTACATGGGCAACCTGGACGCCAAGCGCGACTGGGGCTACGCCAAGGACTACGTCAAAGCCATGTGGCTAATGCTGCAACAGGACGAGCCCGACGACTACGTGGTGGCCACGGGGGAAACCCACGAGGTGCGCGAATTTTTGGAGTTGGCTTTTGGCCATGTCAACCTCAACTGGCAGGATTATGTGGCCTTTGACGAACGCTATCTGCGTCCCGCCGAGGTAGATCTGCTGATTGGCGACCCGGCCAAGGCCAAGGCCAGGCTGGGCTGGGAGCCGACGGTAACCTTTGAAGAGCTGGTTCACCTGATGGTGGAAGCCGACTTGCAGGCCCTGGGGCTGGTGACGCTCAACGGCCATGCTGCGACCAGCGTGCTCGATCGCGCTACGCTGCGCGCGGGCAGCGGTGAAAGTTTGGTGGTGGGCTAG
- a CDS encoding WecB/TagA/CpsF family glycosyltransferase, with product MHWAHRRLSRVVCVANVHMLMEARWNESFAKVLKHADLLTPDGMPLVWTLNLLRKSAHDRVAGMYILLEVCRRASACNLPVYFLGTDELTLGRMRQQLAIDFPALTIAGMEPLPFRPLSPEEDAQVVRTINESKAGVVFVALGCPKQEAWMYSHRNQIHAAMVGVGGVFPIYAGIKKHAPTWVQESGLEWLYRLIQEPGRLWQRYFKTIPPFIYLSMKQVVTTRLQRRIHRMLRMS from the coding sequence ATGCATTGGGCCCACAGACGGCTGAGTCGCGTCGTCTGTGTGGCTAATGTCCACATGTTGATGGAGGCTCGCTGGAATGAATCGTTTGCCAAAGTGCTAAAGCATGCCGATCTGCTCACCCCGGATGGGATGCCCCTGGTGTGGACGCTTAACTTGCTGCGCAAGAGTGCCCACGATCGCGTGGCAGGCATGTACATTTTGCTAGAAGTCTGTAGGCGGGCATCGGCCTGTAACTTGCCGGTCTACTTTTTGGGAACCGATGAGTTGACCCTGGGTCGAATGCGACAGCAGCTGGCCATAGACTTTCCAGCCCTGACGATCGCAGGTATGGAACCGCTGCCCTTTCGTCCCCTTTCTCCAGAGGAGGACGCTCAGGTGGTGCGAACCATCAACGAGAGCAAAGCCGGGGTCGTCTTTGTGGCGCTGGGCTGTCCCAAACAGGAGGCTTGGATGTACAGCCACCGCAACCAAATCCATGCCGCCATGGTCGGTGTTGGCGGCGTATTCCCCATCTACGCCGGCATCAAAAAGCATGCCCCTACCTGGGTACAGGAGTCGGGCCTGGAGTGGTTGTACCGTCTCATTCAAGAGCCGGGCCGCCTGTGGCAGCGCTATTTCAAGACTATTCCTCCGTTCATTTATCTCTCGATGAAACAGGTGGTCACGACCCGGCTGCAGCGGCGCATTCACCGCATGCTGCGCATGAGCTAG
- a CDS encoding polysaccharide pyruvyl transferase family protein, translated as MVKLFWWKNTPSISNPRSIGKAFKRTFHYKLPFVFRNFGDELSPVIIAKLTDQKVCFSDKPEKLVSLGSILHLADSKDSVWGTGLLRENMIPRVKDISIFSVRGPLTKSALVKNGYNCPSVYGDPGLLVPYLWKNESSPKYKIGVIPHWSQIRHLKKDSFDTKSINLIDVSNPWNKVIDDIQSCEIILSTSLHGLILADAYNIPRAMFYIDTPPDSSWFKYEDYSASIDATLVPYDSGGCMQDIVSLSEKAALNPVKNGIVEKLLEAAPFKLSRYSLN; from the coding sequence ATGGTAAAACTATTCTGGTGGAAAAACACTCCCTCTATAAGTAATCCTAGATCGATCGGCAAAGCATTTAAGAGGACTTTTCATTATAAACTACCTTTCGTTTTCCGAAATTTTGGTGATGAACTCTCCCCAGTAATTATTGCTAAGCTGACTGACCAAAAGGTCTGTTTTTCTGACAAGCCAGAAAAATTAGTCTCCCTTGGCAGCATTTTGCATCTTGCAGACTCAAAAGATTCTGTGTGGGGCACAGGGCTATTGAGAGAAAATATGATACCAAGAGTCAAGGACATTAGTATTTTTTCTGTTAGAGGGCCTTTAACAAAAAGTGCTTTAGTAAAAAACGGGTACAACTGTCCCAGTGTATATGGCGATCCAGGTCTTCTAGTGCCATATCTTTGGAAAAACGAAAGTAGTCCCAAATATAAAATAGGTGTAATCCCGCATTGGTCTCAAATACGCCACCTAAAAAAGGATAGCTTTGACACAAAATCCATTAATCTAATTGATGTTTCAAACCCATGGAATAAGGTTATAGATGACATTCAGAGCTGCGAGATAATTCTTTCAACTAGCTTGCACGGCCTAATTCTGGCTGATGCATACAATATTCCAAGGGCAATGTTCTATATTGACACCCCTCCTGATTCTTCATGGTTCAAGTACGAAGACTACAGCGCATCTATAGATGCAACCCTTGTACCATACGATTCAGGGGGATGCATGCAAGATATAGTAAGTCTTTCCGAAAAAGCTGCACTCAATCCAGTTAAAAATGGAATAGTAGAAAAATTGCTTGAAGCAGCTCCGTTCAAACTCAGCAGATATTCGTTGAATTAA